One segment of Acidobacteriota bacterium DNA contains the following:
- a CDS encoding site-specific integrase, whose product MKFFRPESRKDRFLSPEEAETLLAQTSEPTVRAAILFSIHTGLRLGELLSLTWADVDFSQGAFGQITIRAARAKGKRSRRVPLDRTARQALDSLPRGIRGDALVFQRFGGRYNSCLRKTFEKAVKAADLEGASWHTLRHTSASWLVMAGTPLVIVQRILGHRAIETTLRYAHLAPGFLEEAVTALDRFGKKSVNMAPSASEGGTP is encoded by the coding sequence GTGAAGTTTTTCCGCCCTGAATCGAGGAAGGACCGCTTTCTAAGCCCGGAGGAAGCCGAAACCCTCTTGGCCCAAACCTCCGAGCCTACGGTTCGCGCGGCCATTCTCTTCAGCATCCACACCGGCCTTCGGCTTGGCGAACTTCTAAGCCTTACTTGGGCCGATGTGGACTTCTCCCAGGGTGCCTTCGGGCAGATCACAATCCGAGCGGCAAGGGCGAAGGGGAAACGCTCCCGCCGGGTGCCCCTAGACCGTACGGCCCGGCAAGCCCTGGATTCCCTCCCCCGAGGGATTCGAGGGGATGCCCTCGTGTTCCAAAGATTCGGCGGGCGGTACAACTCCTGCCTTCGGAAGACGTTCGAGAAGGCCGTAAAGGCGGCGGACCTAGAGGGCGCTTCGTGGCATACCCTCCGCCATACTTCCGCCTCATGGCTCGTAATGGCCGGGACCCCTTTGGTGATCGTTCAAAGAATCCTCGGCCACCGGGCCATTGAAACGACCCTGCGCTACGCCCACCTTGCCCCCGGATTCCTGGAGGAGGCCGTCACGGCCCTGGACCGATTTGGTAAAAAATCGGTAAACATGGCCCCCTCTGCCTCCGAAGGGGGAACCCCATGA
- a CDS encoding helix-turn-helix domain-containing protein, with translation MPIDLDGLKGKVFSPAEAAQILGVTPDSVRRLVRERKLGAVHPFGGTTYLIHGDALIRYVRGLPPKDTPKHMEGGE, from the coding sequence ATGCCGATTGATCTTGATGGTCTTAAAGGAAAGGTGTTCAGTCCGGCGGAGGCCGCGCAAATCTTAGGGGTAACGCCCGATTCGGTACGTCGGCTGGTACGGGAAAGAAAACTCGGCGCGGTTCACCCCTTCGGCGGTACGACGTACCTCATCCACGGCGACGCGCTCATTCGATACGTTCGAGGGCTCCCGCCGAAGGACACTCCAAAGCACATGGAGGGCGGGGAGTGA